A window of the Danio aesculapii chromosome 10, fDanAes4.1, whole genome shotgun sequence genome harbors these coding sequences:
- the slc37a4b gene encoding glucose-6-phosphate exchanger SLC37A4b, which yields MGAAGYGYYRTVIFISMFVGYMLYYFNRKTFSFLMPSVMEEIELDKEELGLITSSQTLAYAISKFISGVLSDQISARWLFSIGLFIVGSINIAFSCSSTVMLFTVLWFVNGFGQGFGWPPCGKVLRKWFEPSQFGTWWAILCCSMNLAGSVGPIITTVLVQYYDWRVIMSVSGLICMAVAVVCLLMVKNEPSDVGLPSIQPGAKKGKGKKGGPNDESSLKDFLLSPYLWVLSAGYLVVFGVKIACTDWGQLFLMQEKGQSAMMGSSYMSALEVGGFFGSIGAGYLSDRAVARQGLGVYGNPRHGLLLMMMAGMAVSMYLFRVTITPETPEEAPLWVLALHPVSVLTGVSEKELWILILGAAFGFSSYGPIALFGVIASESAPSNFCGTSHAIVALMANVGAFIAGLPFSTIAKRYSWDTAFWVAEVSCAITTVCFFFVRNMRTKMGHVPKKMD from the exons ATGGGAGCAGCAGGTTACGGATATTATCGCACTGTTATATTCATCTCCATGTTTGTGGGATACATGCTTTACTACTTCAACCGAAAGACTTTTTCCTTTCTGATGCCATCAGTGATGGAGGAGATTGAGCTGGATAAAGAAGAGCTTg GGCTGATCACCAGCAGTCAAACTCTGGCCTACGCTATCAGTAAGTTCATCAGCGGAGTGCTTTCAGACCAGATCAGCGCTCGCTGGCTCTTCTCCATCGGCCTCTTCATTGTTGGTTCCATAAACATTGCCTTCTCCTGCTCCTCCACGGTCATGCTGTTCACCGTGCTTTGGTTCGTGAATGGATTCGGTCAGGGCTTCGGCTGGCCACCCTGTGGAAAGGTGCTCCGCAAG TGGTTTGAACCGTCTCAGTTTGGGACGTGGTGGGCCATCCTGTGCTGCAGTATGAATCTGGCAGGTAGTGTAGGCCCCATCATCACTACAGTGCTGGTCCAGTATTATGACTGGAGGGTCATCATGTCTGTGTCTGGGCTGATCTGCATGGCCGTCGCTGTTGTTTGCCTTCTGATGGTCAAAAACGAACCCAGTGACGTCGGGCTGCCCAGCATTCAGCCTGGTGCTAAAAAGGGCAAGGGGAAGAAGGGAG GCCCTAATGATGAAAGCAGTCTGAAGGATTTCCTGCTGTCTCCATATCTGTGGGTTCTGTCTGCGGGATATCTGGTTGTGTTTGGGGTAAAGATTGCCTGCACTGACTGGGGTCAGCTGTTCCTCATGCAGGAGAAAGGCCAGTCTGCCATGATGG GCAGCTCGTACATGAGTGCGCTGGAAGTTGGTGGGTTTTTTGGCAGCATTGGAGCTGGTTATCTGTCTGACAGGGCTGTTGCTAGG CAAGGGCTGGGTGTTTATGGTAATCCTCGTCATGGGCTGCTCCTGATGATGATGGCAGGCATGGCTGTCTCCATGTATCTCTTCCGGGTTACCATCACACCAGAAACTCCAGAG GAAGCACCGCTTTGGGTTCTGGCTCTGCATCCAGTTTCTGTCCTCACTGGTGTCTCGGAGAAAGAG CTTTGGATTTTGATTCTTGGTGCTGCATTTGGATTTTCCTCATACGGACCAATCGCCTTGTTTGGGGTGATTGCAAGTGAAAGCGCCCCATCCAACTTCTGCGGGACGTCCCACGCCATTGTAGCTCTGATGGCAAATG TTGGTGCATTCATTGCCGGCCTGCCATTCAGTACCATTGCCAAACGCTACAGCTGGGACACGGCATTCTGGGTAGCAGAGGTCTCCTGCGCCATAACCACAGTTTGTTTCTTCTTCGTCCGTAACATGCGCACAAAAATGGGCCATGTGCCTAAAAAGATGGACTAA
- the rps25 gene encoding 40S ribosomal protein S25 — MPPKDSKQKKDAGKSKKDKDPVNKSGGKAKKKKWSKGKVRDKLNNLVLFDKATYDKLYKEVPNYKLITPAVVSERLKIRGSLARAALQELLGKGLIKLVSKHRAQVIYTRNTKGTDEAAPEKEA, encoded by the exons ATG CCGCCCAAGGATAGCAAGCAGAAGAAAGATGCGGGCAAGTCCAAAAAGGACAAGGATCCCGTCAACAAATCCGGAGGCAAAGCGAAGAAGAAg AAGTGGTCCAAAGGAAAGGTGAGGGACAAGCTGAACAACCTGGTCCTCTTCGACAAAGCCACTTACGACAAACTGTACAAAGAAGTGCCGAACTACAAGCTGATCACCCCGGCTGTGGTTTCTGAGAGGCTGAAGATCAGAGGCTCATTGGCCAGAGCTGCCCTGCAGGAGCTGCTGGGAAAAG GCCTGATCAAGCTGGTGTCCAAACACAGAGCTCAGGTGATCTACACCAGAAACACCAAGGGCACAGACGAGGCGGCTCCAGAAAAGGAGGCATAA